From Domibacillus sp. DTU_2020_1001157_1_SI_ALB_TIR_016, a single genomic window includes:
- a CDS encoding inner membrane protein YpjD, which yields MLEQGMIRLHELMIILYAVSVLLYFLDFVQKNQRANRIAFWILTVVWSLQTIFLGLYMYNTGRFPVLTLFEGLYFYAWVLVTFSLVLNKLLRMDFTVFFTNVIGFMIMTIHTFAPVQVESQAAAEKLVSELLLLHITTAILSYGAFSLSFIFSALYLLQYRLLKMKKWNERLWRLGDLGQLEKLSVIWNAMGVPLLLLSLILGLVWKTIKLPDVSWFDLKIVTSFVLLFIYSAFLYVKVRKGVSGKTLASINAAAFLIILMNFFLGSRLSTFHFWYS from the coding sequence ATGTTGGAGCAAGGAATGATCCGCCTTCATGAACTTATGATTATTTTGTACGCTGTAAGCGTATTGCTTTATTTTCTTGATTTTGTTCAAAAAAACCAGCGGGCGAATCGAATCGCCTTCTGGATTTTAACAGTGGTTTGGAGCCTTCAAACTATTTTTTTAGGCTTGTATATGTATAATACAGGCCGATTTCCTGTATTGACTCTTTTTGAGGGTCTTTATTTTTATGCATGGGTGCTAGTTACGTTTTCTCTTGTTTTAAATAAGCTGCTTCGGATGGATTTCACGGTTTTCTTTACGAATGTGATAGGGTTTATGATCATGACGATCCATACCTTTGCGCCGGTTCAGGTAGAGTCGCAGGCGGCAGCGGAAAAACTGGTATCGGAGCTTTTGCTTCTTCATATCACGACAGCGATATTGTCGTATGGAGCGTTCTCGCTGTCGTTTATTTTTTCAGCCCTATACCTGCTTCAATACCGGCTTTTAAAAATGAAAAAGTGGAATGAACGCCTCTGGAGGCTTGGAGATCTTGGCCAGCTTGAAAAGCTGTCAGTCATCTGGAATGCAATGGGTGTTCCGCTTTTGCTGCTGAGCTTAATTTTAGGACTAGTTTGGAAAACGATTAAACTGCCTGATGTAAGCTGGTTTGATTTGAAAATTGTTACTTCTTTTGTTTTACTGTTTATATATAGTGCTTTTTTGTATGTGAAAGTGCGAAAAGGAGTCTCGGGAAAAACCCTTGCATCGATCAATGCAGCGGCTTTTCTTATCATCTTAATGAACTTTTTCCTCGGAAGCCGGCTGTCCACATTCCATTTCTGGTATTCGTGA
- the hemA gene encoding glutamyl-tRNA reductase has translation MHIITVGLNYKTAPVEIRERLSFREETLAAAMAELQKQKSVLENVIVSTCNRTEIYAVVDQLHTGRYYIKEFLSKWFDIPQADFTPFLFIYEQEAAVEHLFRVSAGLNSMVLGETQILGQVRQSFLQSQEVKAAGTVFNRLFKQAITLAKRAHAETDIGANAVSVSYAAVELAKKIFGRLSGRHVLVLGAGKMGELAIQNLHGSGATKVTVVNRTFEKAEALAERFQGRAKTMDELQGALVEADILISSTGSKDYVITKEIIEGVQKLRKGRPLFMVDIAVPRDIAPEVADLDSIFLYDIDDLEGIVEANLAEREKAAAKIGLMIEGEIVAFNEWINLLGVVPVISALRQKALSIQADTMESLNRKLPHLSERDRKVLSKHTKSIVNQMLKDPILQAKELAGDKRAAEKLELFMHIFNIEEDVQELKRAQEEEERVQRVQTKPLLQF, from the coding sequence GTGCATATCATCACGGTGGGATTAAATTATAAAACAGCCCCGGTAGAAATTCGTGAGCGCCTTTCATTTAGAGAAGAAACGCTCGCGGCAGCGATGGCAGAGCTCCAAAAACAAAAAAGTGTGCTTGAAAATGTCATCGTATCGACGTGTAACCGTACAGAAATTTACGCGGTTGTTGATCAGCTGCATACCGGCCGTTACTATATAAAAGAATTTTTGTCGAAATGGTTCGATATTCCTCAGGCAGACTTTACGCCGTTTTTGTTTATTTATGAGCAAGAGGCTGCGGTTGAACATCTTTTTCGTGTGTCTGCCGGATTAAATTCAATGGTTCTGGGCGAAACACAAATTTTAGGACAGGTCCGCCAAAGCTTTTTGCAATCACAAGAAGTAAAAGCGGCAGGTACCGTTTTTAACCGTTTATTTAAACAGGCGATTACATTGGCTAAACGGGCGCATGCCGAAACAGACATTGGCGCGAATGCAGTATCTGTCAGCTATGCAGCAGTGGAACTTGCCAAAAAGATTTTTGGCCGCTTGTCCGGCCGTCATGTTTTAGTTCTGGGTGCTGGTAAAATGGGCGAACTGGCCATCCAGAACCTGCATGGCAGCGGTGCGACAAAAGTGACTGTCGTAAACCGGACGTTCGAAAAAGCAGAAGCGCTTGCTGAGCGGTTCCAGGGCCGGGCTAAAACAATGGACGAGCTGCAAGGCGCATTGGTTGAAGCGGATATCTTAATCAGCTCAACCGGCTCAAAGGATTACGTCATCACAAAAGAAATAATCGAGGGTGTTCAAAAGCTGCGCAAAGGGCGTCCTTTGTTTATGGTCGATATTGCGGTTCCTCGTGATATTGCACCTGAGGTTGCGGATTTGGACAGCATTTTCTTATATGATATCGATGACTTGGAAGGCATTGTCGAAGCGAACCTGGCTGAACGAGAAAAAGCCGCCGCAAAAATAGGTCTTATGATTGAAGGGGAAATCGTCGCGTTTAATGAGTGGATTAATTTGCTTGGTGTTGTGCCGGTTATTTCGGCTTTGCGCCAAAAAGCACTTTCAATTCAAGCGGACACGATGGAGAGCCTCAACCGGAAGCTCCCGCATTTATCAGAGCGTGACCGGAAAGTATTAAGCAAGCACACAAAAAGTATTGTCAATCAGATGCTGAAAGATCCGATCTTGCAGGCAAAAGAATTAGCCGGTGACAAGCGGGCGGCTGAAAAGCTTGAGCTTTTTATGCACATTTTCAATATTGAGGAAGACGTTCAAGAACTGAAGCGTGCACAGGAAGAAGAAGAGCGTGTTCAGAGGGTTCAAACAAAGCCTTTACTCCAGTTTTAA
- the hemC gene encoding hydroxymethylbilane synthase: protein MRKIIVGSRRSRLALTQTNQVIDQLKALSPGTEFEVKEIVTKGDRILDVTLSKVGGKGLFVKEIEQALLDGEIDMAVHSMKDMPAALPEGLVIGAVPEREDHRDALISNGHVKFHELPAGSIVGTSSLRRSAQILSARPDLEIKWIRGNIDTRLTKLQNEEYDAIILAAAGLARMGWSADTVTEFLSEELSVSAVGQGALAIECREDDKELRNLLDQFTCDNTKRAVTAERAFLGAVEGGCQVPVAGFATIKGEELSLTALVASPDGKTILKETVSGSNAEKVGLEAAHLLKDRGALELIQAARAAAE from the coding sequence TTGCGGAAAATTATTGTCGGATCGAGAAGAAGCCGCCTGGCGCTTACACAAACGAATCAAGTGATCGATCAGCTGAAGGCGCTGTCGCCGGGAACAGAATTTGAAGTGAAAGAAATCGTGACAAAAGGCGACCGTATTCTGGATGTGACGTTATCAAAAGTGGGCGGTAAAGGCTTGTTTGTAAAAGAAATCGAACAGGCACTGCTTGACGGCGAGATCGATATGGCTGTTCACAGCATGAAAGATATGCCGGCTGCCCTGCCGGAAGGTCTGGTAATTGGCGCCGTGCCGGAGCGGGAAGATCATCGCGACGCGCTTATTTCAAACGGGCATGTGAAGTTTCATGAATTGCCGGCCGGCTCCATTGTTGGTACGAGCAGTCTTCGCCGGAGCGCCCAGATTTTGTCGGCAAGACCGGATCTTGAGATCAAATGGATTCGGGGCAATATTGACACGCGGCTGACCAAGCTCCAGAACGAAGAATATGATGCGATTATTCTTGCTGCCGCAGGTCTGGCACGTATGGGCTGGTCTGCAGATACCGTAACAGAATTTTTGAGTGAAGAATTGTCCGTTTCTGCTGTCGGTCAAGGGGCTCTCGCGATTGAGTGCCGTGAAGATGACAAAGAATTACGGAATTTGCTGGACCAATTCACTTGTGACAACACGAAACGAGCGGTTACTGCAGAGCGTGCTTTTTTAGGAGCAGTAGAGGGCGGATGCCAGGTACCGGTAGCTGGTTTTGCTACAATAAAAGGTGAAGAGCTGTCTTTAACAGCACTTGTTGCTTCACCGGATGGAAAAACCATTTTAAAAGAAACGGTCTCCGGAAGTAACGCTGAAAAAGTGGGCTTAGAAGCGGCACATCTTTTAAAGGACCGGGGCGCGCTCGAATTAATCCAGGCAGCGAGGGCGGCAGCCGAATGA